The Pseudodesulfovibrio cashew genomic sequence GTGCGTTGTCGAGTCCCGACGTCTCTTCCATGGAAAAGGAAACCCGGCTGCTGTGGCTGCTGACGCACTGGATTTCGCGGCATGCGGACGAGCGGGGAGAGTGGCCGAAGCGGAGCAATGAGCACGGGGCCGTGAATCGGGCGCGGGAGATTATCCGGGCGAGGTTCGGCGAGGACCTGCCGCTCGGAGAGCTGGCGCGGGAGGCCGGGCTGTCGCCTTTCCATCTGGTGCGGGTCTTCGAGAAACAGCTTGGCATGACCCCGCACGGCTACCTGACGCAGACCCGGGTGGAGCGGGCGCGGGAGCAGTTGTCCGGCAACGGGCGGCTGGCCGACATCGCGGCCGCGTGCGGGTTCTCGGACCAGGCGCACCTGACACGGCTTTTCAAGCGCCAGACAGGACTCACCCCCGGCAAATACCGCAAGATGCTTCAAAACAGCTAGCCGCCGATGGGACATGGTCGGGCCATGTCCAAACCGATCCTTCCTTATATATACCTGTCGCTGGCCATGATCATCGTGGGCAGCTCCGTGGTGGCGGGCAAGCTGATGGTTGCCGAACTGCCCGTGTTCCTGGCCTCGGCCCTGCGTTTCGCTCTGGCCCTGGTCCTGCTGCTTCCCATTCTTTACTGGCGCGAGGGCGGCCTGCCTCGCCTTTCCCGCCGTTCGTGGCTCCTGATGGGGGCGCAGTCCCTGTGCGGCTCGTTCCTGTTCACGGTCTTTCTGCTCTTCGGCCTCAGGTACACGGGCCCGGCCAGCGCGGGCGTCATCACCTCCACCACCCCGGCCTGCATGGGGCTCATGGCCTGGCTGTTCCTGGGCGACAGACCATCGGCAAAGACCGGGGCTGGTATAGGGCTGTCGGTGCTCGGCGTGGCCGCCATCAATGTGGCAGGGCAGGGCGGAACGGGCGGGACAACGCCGCTCGTGGGTAACGCACTGGTGCTCGGCGCAGTGGTCTTCGAATCCCTGTTTCTGCTCCTGCGCAAGACCGTGCCGGAGCCCGTCTCGCCGCTTGCCGTGTCCACGATCATCTCACTTTTCGGCCTGGCCTGGTTTCTGCCCGTGGGCGGTTGGGAGCTGTTTTTCACGGATCTGGGCGCGGTCTCGGCCACCGGCTGGTTTACGGTCATCTATTACGGTGCCTGCGTCACCGTGCTTGCCTATCTGTTCTGGTTTGCGGGCATCACCCGTGTTCAGGCCTCGGTAGCCGGAGTGTTCACGGCGATCATGCCTGTCTCGGCCCTTGTCCTGTCCATGCTCGTCCTGGGCGAACCCGTGGGCTGGCCTCAGCTGGCTGGATGCGGCTGCGTACTGGGCGGCATCGTGCTCATCTCCAGGGCGTGATCCGGTCCGGCTTTTCAAACTTCCGGTAGGGCATTTTTTTCACCCTCCATGCGACGAACCCTTGACGGGCAATGGTTTCCTACCCTGAAAAAACAGGGAAAAAATGTCCACTTACACCTTTATCCTCAAGATATGGGCTTAATATTTCTATACAATCTTAATTTGGCATGCATGATGCTGAAGAACCCGCAAATGGATTTGTGAAAAGAACAAGGAGGGTTCTGATGTCTTTAGTCATTAACCATAACCTCATGGCGATGAACGCCCAGAGAAACCTGTCCGACCACTATGGCCGGCTCGGTGTCTCCACCCGGCGTTTGTCCTCCGGCCTGCGTGTCGGCACGGCTGCCGACGATGCCGCCGGGCTGGCCATTCGCGAATTGATGCGTTCGGAAATCAGCTCCATGCACCAGGGCATCCGAAACGCCAACGACGCGATTTCCCTTATCCAGACCGCTGACGGCGCGTTGCAGGTCATCGATGAGAAGCTCATTCGCATGAAGGAACTGGCGATGCAGGCTTCCACCGGTACCTACAACTCGGATCAGCGGCTGATCATCGACTCGGAGTACCAGGCGATGTCTTCGGAAATCAACCGAATCGCAAACGCCACGGACTTCAACGGAATTTATCTCCTGAACGGCAACCTGTCCGGCGACCTGGGTTCGGCAAACAACCCGCACAACGGTCACGGCATCAACTCCACCGGTCCGCTGAAGATCCACTTCGGTACCGGCAACGACTCCAGCGAAGACTACTACTACGTTGCCATTCAGGGCGCGACAGCATCCGCCTTCGGCCTCGGCCATGCTGCGGCTATCAAGTCCGGCTCCAGCGCCGAGGCGCGTAACGCGGGTCGGGCCATTTCCACCCAGGCCCTTGCCCAGTCGGCCATGGCGGCGATCAACAATGCCATCATTTCCAAGGACAAGATCCGCGCCAACCTCGGCGCCATGCAGAACCGGCTGGAAAACACCATCACCAACCTGGAAATCCAGGCCGAGAACCTGCAGTCCGCCGAATCCCGCATCTCCGACGTCGATGTGGCGCAGGAAATGACGGAGTTTGTCCGCAACCAGATTCTCACTCAGTCCGCCGTGGCCATGCTGGCCCAGGCCAACTCCCTCCCGAGGATGGCCATGCAGCTCATCGGCGGCTAGCCGTAACACGCAAGACACGGCTGAAGACGATCAGAACCGGACCCGGTTGGGAAAAGGAATTTCCGCCGGGTCTGTTCTGATCGTTTTTTCTTGGCCTGCAGGGGGGGGATTGCTGCGTTGCTGCGCAAAAGCCGGACCCTCGCGTATGAAGAATACGCTTCGGTCCCGTCTTTTGCTTGCGCCTTGCACTCACCTCCCTGCAGGCCAAGAAAACCAGTCTAAGGGCCGGGGAAAGGCCGAGCCGACTTTTCCAAGCTCTTCATTGCCCCAAACAAATCTCTCATCGTTTTTGTGAAGCCATTTCAATGCAAAGGGGCAGATGCCCGCAGTCCCCAATACGGGGTAGGGCGGACACGCTCGTCCCGCAGGCCCCGCACGGAGCTGGCTTCCGCACGGCTCTGAGCGGAGCGAACATAAAAAGTTTAGGAGGGAAGAGGGGATGGGGGTCCGGGGGAAGGGGAGAGGGGAACCCTTTACAAAGGGGTCCCCTCTCCCCTTCCCCCGGCCGCCGGAGGCGCTTCTATTCTTCGCCGAGATGTTCGAGG encodes the following:
- a CDS encoding DMT family transporter, whose product is MSKPILPYIYLSLAMIIVGSSVVAGKLMVAELPVFLASALRFALALVLLLPILYWREGGLPRLSRRSWLLMGAQSLCGSFLFTVFLLFGLRYTGPASAGVITSTTPACMGLMAWLFLGDRPSAKTGAGIGLSVLGVAAINVAGQGGTGGTTPLVGNALVLGAVVFESLFLLLRKTVPEPVSPLAVSTIISLFGLAWFLPVGGWELFFTDLGAVSATGWFTVIYYGACVTVLAYLFWFAGITRVQASVAGVFTAIMPVSALVLSMLVLGEPVGWPQLAGCGCVLGGIVLISRA
- a CDS encoding AraC family transcriptional regulator encodes the protein MTPLPFWGGVEVLRARFVTQRFSKHSHEGYALGCIEDGAMRFRYRGESVVAPRGQVNLVVPGEPHDGHGADESGWAYRMFYLDPGALLEAAGGLMRRPGMPHFRAGVLDDPQLAAWVDMTHRALSSPDVSSMEKETRLLWLLTHWISRHADERGEWPKRSNEHGAVNRAREIIRARFGEDLPLGELAREAGLSPFHLVRVFEKQLGMTPHGYLTQTRVERAREQLSGNGRLADIAAACGFSDQAHLTRLFKRQTGLTPGKYRKMLQNS
- a CDS encoding flagellin codes for the protein MSLVINHNLMAMNAQRNLSDHYGRLGVSTRRLSSGLRVGTAADDAAGLAIRELMRSEISSMHQGIRNANDAISLIQTADGALQVIDEKLIRMKELAMQASTGTYNSDQRLIIDSEYQAMSSEINRIANATDFNGIYLLNGNLSGDLGSANNPHNGHGINSTGPLKIHFGTGNDSSEDYYYVAIQGATASAFGLGHAAAIKSGSSAEARNAGRAISTQALAQSAMAAINNAIISKDKIRANLGAMQNRLENTITNLEIQAENLQSAESRISDVDVAQEMTEFVRNQILTQSAVAMLAQANSLPRMAMQLIGG